The region GGTCCAGGAACCGTCGTCTTCCTGGCGCACCAGGGCACGGAGTCCGTGGGAGCAGGCGATCAGGCGGCCCTGGGCGTCCAGGCAATGGCCGTTCTGATGGTGGCTGGGGGTCATTTCGCCGTGCAGTTCGCCGCTGTCGGTGTAGGCCCAGGTGCGGTTCTGGCGCACGTCGCTGAAAATCACGGCGCGGCGCGACGGCACATAAGCAGGTCCCTCCGTCCAGGTGAAGCCGGTCGCCAGGCGGATCAGGCTGGCGTCCGGGGGAAACAGGGTCAGGAAGTCCGGGTGCACGGCACGCAACGTCATGCGCCTCATGCTGCCTGCTGCATGAACGGTGGGGGTGAGGGTTGTCTTCATGGCGGACCAGCGAGAACTAAACGTGCGAGGGGACACGCCTCACGAATCCTCCGCTCTGGGTGGCTTACGGTGCGCCCAGGAGGTGCACCATGCCGGAAGCCTGGTCCAAAAAGGATGAGCGGCAATACCAGCACATCAAGCAGAGCGAACTGGAGCGTGGAGAGTCCGAAGAGCGCGCCGAGGAGATCGCTGCACGCACTGTGAACAAACAGCGCCGCGAGGAAGGGCGCACGCCCAAGAAGCGCACGCAGGGCACTGGCAACCCGAACGCCGCCCTGTCCGAGCTGACCCGGGACGAGCTGTACAACCGCGCCCGCGAGAAAGACCTGAGGGGCCGCGGACGTATGACCAAGGACGAGCTGATCCGCGCCCTGTCCTGAGCCGCAGGACTGCTGACCCGCAACCCTGCGGGTTACGCTCCCAGATACACCCGTTATAGGGTGGCCGGTCACGTGCGCTGTGACGGTCAGCAGTATGCTGGGGGGCGTTATGACGCAGTCTCAGACCATCATGTCCGGCGGGAACGCGGCCTTTATTGAAGGGCTGTACGAGGCCTACCTGCAGGACCCGCAAAGTGTGGATGCCCAGTGGCGCACCTACTTCGAAGAGCTGCGCGGTGGTGCCCAGGAAACGGTGCACTCGGCCGTGCAGCAGGCTTTCTATAACCTGGGCACCCAGCGCAGAGGCGCAGCTGTGGTTCCGGCCCCCAGGGGCGTCAGCGGCGCGGCGCAGGCTGCCGGCGCGCTGATCACCGCCTACCGGGTGTACGGGCACATCAGTGCACGCACCAACCCGCTGAAGATGCGTGGCCTGCCGGTGGTGCCCGAACTGACCCCCGAGTACTACGGTCTGTCACAGGCGGATCTCAACGAGCATGTACACGACGGAGTATTCAATGCGCCGCTGCGTGACGTCATCCAGCAGCTGCAGGACACGTACTGCGGATCCATCGGCTTTGAGTACAGCTACCTGCCTGCCAACGAGCGTGCGTGGTTCCAGGAGCGCGTCGAGGCCAACCGCGGCCGCCCCAGCTACTCCGCCGAAGAGCGCCGCCGCATCATGGTCAAGCTGAACGCCGCTGAGGGCCTGGAGCTGTACCTGAAAAACCGTTACCCCGGTGTCAAGCGCTTTGGTCTGGAAGGCGGCGAGTCGTTTATTCCCCTGATGGACCGCATCATTCAGGAAGCCGGGCGCCTGGGCGTCAAGGAAACGGTCGTGGGCATGGCGCACCGCGGCCGCCTCAATACGCTGGTCAACATCTTCGGCAAGCCCTCGGGAGTGCTGTTCGACGAGTTCGACGGCAAGAAGAAGATCAGCGACGATCCGGACGTCGCCGGTGACGTGAAGTATCACATGGGCTACTCCAGTGACGTGCGCACGCCCGGCGGGCCTATGCACATGGCGCTGGCCTTCAACCCCAGCCACCTTGAAATCGTGTCTCCGGTGGTTCACGGCAGTGTGCGCGCCCGCCAGGACCGCCGCCAGGACACCGAGCGCCGTCAGGTGCTGCCGATCACCATCCACGGGGACGCAGCTGTCAGCGGCCAGGGCGTGGTCATGGAGACGCTGAACCTTTCACGTCTGCGCGGCTTTGCAACCGGTGGAGCCATCCGCATCGTGATCAACAATCAGGTCGGCTTTACCATCAGCGACCCCCGTGACACCCGCAGCAGCCGCTACTGCACCGACGTCGCCAAGATCGGCAACGCGCCGGTACTGCACGTCAACGGTGATGACCCCGAGGCCGTGACCTTCTGCGGTGACCTGGCGCTGGCCTACCGCCAGGAATTCGGCAAGGACATCTTTATCGACCTGATCTGCTTCCGCCGCAACGGCCATAACGAAGGCGACGAGCCGCGCATGACCCAGCCGATCATGTACCGCGAGATCGACAAGCATCCCGGTACGCGGGCACTGTACGCCGCGCAGCTGGAGCGCGAGGGCATCCTGAAACCCGGTGAGGGTGAGGAACTTGTGCTGCGCTTCCGCGACCAGCTCGACCGCGGCGAAACTGTGGTCGAGGAGATGGAAAACCTCGAACAGAGTGCCCTGAAAGTCGACTGGGACATGTACGACAACGTCAAGTGGGACGACGAGGTCAGCACTGCGGTACCCAGGGAGAAGCTGCAGGAGCTGGGCCTGAAACTGACCCAGGTGCCCGAGGGCTTCAAGGTTCACCGCACCATCGAGCGCACCGTGCTCAAGCCCCGCGAGGCAATGGCACGCGGTGAGCAGCCGCTGGACTGGGGCATGGGCGAGATGCTGGCCTACGCCACGCTGCTCGACGAGGGCTTCGGCGTGCGGCTGGTCGGTCAGGACTCCGGGCGGGGAACGTTTGTACACCGTCATGCCGTGCTGCACGACCAGGACGCCCATGATCCCATGAACGAGGAATACATGGCCCTGGCGCACCTGCGCGAAGGCCAGGGCCGCGTGGAGGTTATCGACTCCACGCTCTCTGAAGAGGCCGTGATGGCCTTTGAATATGGCTACAGCACCTCCGAGCCCAAGGCGCTGGTGGCCTGGGAAGCGCAGTTCGGTGACTTCGCCAACGGCGCTCAGGCGGTGATCGACCAGTTCCTGGCCGCCGGCGAGAGCAAGTGGCAGCGCCTGAGCGGCCTGACCCTGCTGCTGCCGCACGGCTACGAGGGCGCGGGCCCCGAGCACTCCAGCGCCCGTCTGGAGCGTTACCTGCAGCTGTGCGCGCAGAAGAACATGCAGGTCGTGGTGCCCAGCAGCTCGGCTCAGATCTTCCATCTGCTGCGCCGTCAGGTGCTGCGCCCCTACCGCAAGCCGCTGATCGTGATGACCCCCAAGAACCTGCTGCGCAACAAGCGCGCCATGAGCCCGCTGACTGATCTGGCCGAGGGCCGCTTTCACGAGGTCATCGGCGACGCCGAGGTCACCCGCGCCCGGCGCGTGGTCATCAGCAGCGGCAAGCTGCACTGGGATCTGGTGGAGGCCCGCGACACCGACGCAGAAGGCTACGCCGGTACCGCGCTGATCCGCCTGGAGCAGCTCTACCCCTTCCCGGGGCAGCAGTTGCGCGCTGAGCTGGCCAAGCATCCCGGCGCCCAGGTGATCTGGGCCCAGGAAGAGCCCGAGAACCAGGGAGCCTGGCTGATGATCTGGGAGGACCTGGAAAAATCCCTGCAGGAAGGCCAGAAGCTGGGCTGGGCTACCCGCCCGCGCAGTGCCAGCACCGCCGCCGGCTACACCAGCGTGCACCTCAAGGAGCAGGCCGCTGTCATCAGCGCCGCACTCGGCGAGAAAATCACTCCTCTGGAGGAAGCCAAGTCGGCGCCCAACGCGGGTGTCCAGAGCTAAGCTCCGCGCACCAGAGCGTTCCAGTCACAGAAGCAGAACCCAGCTGGTGAGACATGTGTCTCACCAGCTGTCTGCACTTTTTGCCCGGCACACGGCGCAGACGGCAAAACCACTGGCCGTCCCTGCGTGAGTTGCGCCCTGCGCGGGGTATAACAGAAGGCGTTATGGCGGACATCAAGGTTCCAGTTTTTTCCGAGTCGGTAAGCGAGGGTACGCTGCTGACATGGCACAAGAAACCCGGCGACGCGATCAAGCGCGGCGAGGTTCTCGCCGAGATTGAGACCGACAAGGTCGTGCTGGAAGTGACCGCGCTGCAAGACGGTGTGCTGACCAGTATCGCCAAGAACGAGGGCGACACGGTCCTCAGCGAGGAATTGCTGGGCACGGTCGGTGAAGCCGGAAGCGCACCTGCCCCAGCAGCGGCCCAGTCGGCTGATCCGGCCAGCGGCGCAGTGGTGGGCCAGGCCAGCGCCGGTGGCACCGCCACCACCCCCGACACCACGGATCTGGGCAACGAGGCGACGCGACGCGACGACCTGTCTCCTGCCGTGCGCAAGATTGTCGCGGAAAGCGGGTTGAACCCCGCGCAGATTCCCGCAACCGGTCCCAGGGGCAACATCACCAAGGAAGACGCCGTCGTTGCGGCCCAGGGCGGCCTGACGTACCAGGGCCCCCAGAGCGCCGCGCAGCCCGCGAGCATGCAGGCGTCTGCTCCGGCAGCCCAGGCCCCCGCGCAGGCCCAGCCCGCTGTGGCTGTCCCCGGCGGCCCCCGTCCCGAGCAGCGCGTTCCCATGACGCGCATCCGCCAGCGCATCAGCGAGCGCCTCAAGGACGTGCAGAACACGGCCGCGATTCTCACGACCTTCAACGAAGTCAACATGAAGCCGTCGATGGACCTTCGCAAGAAGTACCAGGACCAGTTCGTTGCCAAACACGGCACCAAGCTGGGCTTCATGAGCCTGTTCGTGCGCGCTGCCACCGAGGCCCTCAAGGCCTTCCCGGTGGTCAATGCCAGCGTTGAGGGCAAGGACATCATCTACCACGGCTACTACGACATCGGCATTGCCGTGGCCTCTGACCGTGGTCTGGTGGTGCCTATCCTGCGTGACACCGACCAGATGAGCCTGGCGGGGATCGAGAAGGAAATCGCCGGATTTGCCGCCAAAGCCAAGAGCGGCAAGCTGACCATGGAAGACATGAGCGGCGGGACCTTCAGCATTACCAACGGCGGGACCTTCGGCAGCATGATGAGCACCCCCATCATCAACGCGCCGCAAAGTGCGATTCTGGGCATGCACAACATCATCGAGCGCCCGATTGCCCAGAACGGGCAGGTCGTGATCGCGCCCATGATGTACATCGCCCTGAGCTATGACCACCGCATCATTGACGGCAAGGAAGCGGTGCAGTTCCTCGCCATGGTCAAGAATCTGCTGGAAGACCCGGCCCGCATGCTCCTGGAACTCTGAGCAGCACATCATGACAGGAGGCGGCCCCAACTCAATGGGGCCGCCTCTTTCCTGTTCCAGGCTGTCACAGCTCACGTAGCGTGAGGGGCAGGAGCAGGCTGGACGCCCCTAAAATGCCCCTGTGACGGCTCCCCTTTCCACCCCCGCTCCCCGGTTGACGCGGACGGTCACGTCCGGTGGAGCGCGAATATACACGCTGACGGTCCGGGCTTTCGAAGGCCTCAGCGTGAACGTGTTCGTGGTGGTGCGGGGCAGCCCGGCGCAGCCGGACTACGTGGCTCTGGTGGATACAGGCAGCGGTCTGAGCATCAGCACCGAAGGCCTGACGGGCCTGGCTGCCATCCGGGACACCTGGGGTGAGGCCTGCTCCTGGCGGACCCTTGACCGTATCGTGGTCACTCACGCTCACCCCGACCATGCTGGAGGTCTGCCGTTCGTACGAACCCTGACGGACGCGCCGGTTGCCGCCCACGTACGTGGCGTGCCGGTCCTGCAGGACCCGGAAGGCTACCGCGACAGCATGCGTCCGCGCCTGGAGGCTTACCGCACCTGGCTGGGGGTGCCAGCAGACAGCCCTTATGGTGTCCGGCTGGGGAACCGCACCCGCAACCTGATGCTGCCTTCGGGGGTGCCGGTCCATACGGCTCTGGAAGACGGCGATGTGCTGGACGGCATCTTTCAGGTGGTGTACACCCCGGGCCACGAAGGCAGCCAGATCTGCCTGCAACTTGATGACATGCTGCTCAGCGCCGATCATCTGCTGCCGCGCAACTCGCCACCGCTGCTTCCGGCCTGGGTGCATCCGGGCGGTGGCCTGCAGGCCTATCTGGAGTCGCTGGACAGGACCGAGGCGTTGACCGGTGTGCGTCTGGCCCTGGGGGGACATGACGAGCCCATGCCAGACTGGCGCGGCCGGATTCAGGCACTCCGGGAACGGTATGCCGAGAAGCTGCAGGCCGTCGTCAACGCGGCAGATACTCCCAGCAGCGTCCTGGAGCTCACTGAGCGCGTCAGCCGCATGAACACCCGGCAGGCCCTGCTGCTGCTGGACCAGACCGGCGCTCTGGCGGAGTTCCTGGCGGCGGAGGGTCAGGTACAGGAAACGCGCGGAGAGGCCGGGGAAGCCCTGTTTCAGCGAACCTGAAAGGGGGACGCTAGGCTGCGTCCGTGACTTCTTTGCCTGAATACCTCCAGATCGGCGGCCAGCAACTGGAGTTCAGCTGGCACGGACCGCCGCCTTCGCAGGCGCCGACGCTGGTGTTTTTGCATGAAGGCCTGGGGAGTGTGAAGCTCTGGCGCGACTTTCCGCAGGCTTTGGCGCAGGCCACCGGCTGCGGGGCCCTGGTCTACAGCCGGGCCGGGTATGGAAACAGCAGCGCTGTCCCGCTGCCACGCCCGGTCACCTACCTGCATCACGAGGCGCAGGAGGTTCTGCCTCAGGTGCTGGCACAGTGTGAAGTGCGGGAGTTTGTGCTGGTGGGCCACTCGGACGGCGGCAGTATCGCCCTGATCTACGCAGGCAGCGTCGCCCACCCGGGCCTGCTTGGCGTCATCACCGAAGCGGCCCATGTTTTCGTGGAAGACGTCACCGTGCGCGGCGTGCAGGCAGCCCGCGAGGCTTACCTGTCGGGTGATCTGCGCGCCCGGCTGGCCCGGCATCATGCGCAGGTGGACGTTGCTTTCAGCGGCTGGAACGACACCTGGCTTTCTCCGAGCTTCCGCGACTGGAATCTGGAAAAATTTCTGCCGGGCATCCAGGTGCCTCTCCTGGTCCTGCAGGGGGAGGATGACGAGTACGGCACCCCAAAGCAGGTCCAGGCCATCGTGTCGCAGGTCTCCGGTCCGGCCGAGGGTCACCTGCTGCCCGGCTGCGGCCATACTCCGCACCGTGAGGCGCGCGAAGCCGTGCTCCATGCAATGACGGCATTTATGCAGCAACTCGTGCCGGGGTCTTGAAGCACCCCAGCCGTCAGGGGTCAGAAAGATTGGTCGCTCTATGCTGCGGCCCATGAGCATCGGGCAGGAACAGGGCCTACACGGACGGCTGGGAACCTTCACCGCCGGACACGACATAAGCGCCACCTGGGACGGCGAACGGCTCACAGGGAGACTGGGCAGTTTCACGGCCGGACATGACCTGGCGGTGTGGTTTGGGGACGGAGTGCTGGAGGGCCGGGTCGGCAGCTTCACCCAGGGCTTCGACCTGCGGGTCGGCCTGAGTGCCACACAGCTGCATCTGCACCTGGGCGGCTTTGTAGACGGCGTGGACGCCGAACTCAGCTTTGACACGGAGGGAGCCAGCGGGCGTTACGGGACCTTTACTGCCGGTCATGACGTCAGCCTGCGCCACTTCGCCGGCGAGGTGCGCGGACGCATCGGCGGTTACACGCGGGGAGTGGACTTCCGCATGGACCTGGGCAATGTTCCCCTCCCGCTGGCTGTCGTGGTCGTGCTGGCCGCCTATCACGCCTGGCCAACCCTGTAAGTCAAAGGGAACAGTCAGCAGTGGGCTGACTGTTCCTTCGCTGGAGATGATCTGGCCCCATAGAGGCACCCTTTGCACTCAGGCAATCAGCGCCCGGACAAGCACGACCAGGCCCAGCCCGATCAGCGCAATCAGGGCGCCCAGACTGACATTTCGGTCCCGCCCCCAGTTGGTGACGACCACCACCAGGGCGGCCACGGCCGGAACAGCCATCATGAACCACACGCCGAGATCGGCGCCGTCAGGAAGCAGCAGGCTCAGCAGCAGCACCGGCAATGCCAGCCAGAATGCCGCCGGGTATAACCAGGCGGGCAATACACGGGTTTCATGGTGTTCTGCGTTCATGCCTGCCCCCAATATTTGTACAACAGCTGCGCGGCGGTAAAGACCAGCAGCACCGAGAAAAACAACTTGAGTTCCCGGTCTGGAATACGTTTCTGCAGTCCTGCGCCCGCACGTGCGCCGATCAGGACCCCCAACGCGACCCCGCAGGCCAGCCGGGCGTCAAGCAGTCCCCCGGCCTGATAGATCAGGGCGTTGGCAACGGCGGTCAAACCCATGATGAACGTGCTGGTGGCAATCGCCTGACGGATCGGCAGGCCGCCCAGCAGGTTCATGACCGGCACCTGCACGGTGCCGCCACCGATGCCCAGCAGGCCGCTCATCACGCCGGCAAAGGTCATGGCGGGCGG is a window of Deinococcus deserti VCD115 DNA encoding:
- a CDS encoding 2-oxoglutarate dehydrogenase E1 component; protein product: MTQSQTIMSGGNAAFIEGLYEAYLQDPQSVDAQWRTYFEELRGGAQETVHSAVQQAFYNLGTQRRGAAVVPAPRGVSGAAQAAGALITAYRVYGHISARTNPLKMRGLPVVPELTPEYYGLSQADLNEHVHDGVFNAPLRDVIQQLQDTYCGSIGFEYSYLPANERAWFQERVEANRGRPSYSAEERRRIMVKLNAAEGLELYLKNRYPGVKRFGLEGGESFIPLMDRIIQEAGRLGVKETVVGMAHRGRLNTLVNIFGKPSGVLFDEFDGKKKISDDPDVAGDVKYHMGYSSDVRTPGGPMHMALAFNPSHLEIVSPVVHGSVRARQDRRQDTERRQVLPITIHGDAAVSGQGVVMETLNLSRLRGFATGGAIRIVINNQVGFTISDPRDTRSSRYCTDVAKIGNAPVLHVNGDDPEAVTFCGDLALAYRQEFGKDIFIDLICFRRNGHNEGDEPRMTQPIMYREIDKHPGTRALYAAQLEREGILKPGEGEELVLRFRDQLDRGETVVEEMENLEQSALKVDWDMYDNVKWDDEVSTAVPREKLQELGLKLTQVPEGFKVHRTIERTVLKPREAMARGEQPLDWGMGEMLAYATLLDEGFGVRLVGQDSGRGTFVHRHAVLHDQDAHDPMNEEYMALAHLREGQGRVEVIDSTLSEEAVMAFEYGYSTSEPKALVAWEAQFGDFANGAQAVIDQFLAAGESKWQRLSGLTLLLPHGYEGAGPEHSSARLERYLQLCAQKNMQVVVPSSSAQIFHLLRRQVLRPYRKPLIVMTPKNLLRNKRAMSPLTDLAEGRFHEVIGDAEVTRARRVVISSGKLHWDLVEARDTDAEGYAGTALIRLEQLYPFPGQQLRAELAKHPGAQVIWAQEEPENQGAWLMIWEDLEKSLQEGQKLGWATRPRSASTAAGYTSVHLKEQAAVISAALGEKITPLEEAKSAPNAGVQS
- the odhB gene encoding 2-oxoglutarate dehydrogenase complex dihydrolipoyllysine-residue succinyltransferase; translation: MADIKVPVFSESVSEGTLLTWHKKPGDAIKRGEVLAEIETDKVVLEVTALQDGVLTSIAKNEGDTVLSEELLGTVGEAGSAPAPAAAQSADPASGAVVGQASAGGTATTPDTTDLGNEATRRDDLSPAVRKIVAESGLNPAQIPATGPRGNITKEDAVVAAQGGLTYQGPQSAAQPASMQASAPAAQAPAQAQPAVAVPGGPRPEQRVPMTRIRQRISERLKDVQNTAAILTTFNEVNMKPSMDLRKKYQDQFVAKHGTKLGFMSLFVRAATEALKAFPVVNASVEGKDIIYHGYYDIGIAVASDRGLVVPILRDTDQMSLAGIEKEIAGFAAKAKSGKLTMEDMSGGTFSITNGGTFGSMMSTPIINAPQSAILGMHNIIERPIAQNGQVVIAPMMYIALSYDHRIIDGKEAVQFLAMVKNLLEDPARMLLEL
- a CDS encoding MBL fold metallo-hydrolase — translated: MTAPLSTPAPRLTRTVTSGGARIYTLTVRAFEGLSVNVFVVVRGSPAQPDYVALVDTGSGLSISTEGLTGLAAIRDTWGEACSWRTLDRIVVTHAHPDHAGGLPFVRTLTDAPVAAHVRGVPVLQDPEGYRDSMRPRLEAYRTWLGVPADSPYGVRLGNRTRNLMLPSGVPVHTALEDGDVLDGIFQVVYTPGHEGSQICLQLDDMLLSADHLLPRNSPPLLPAWVHPGGGLQAYLESLDRTEALTGVRLALGGHDEPMPDWRGRIQALRERYAEKLQAVVNAADTPSSVLELTERVSRMNTRQALLLLDQTGALAEFLAAEGQVQETRGEAGEALFQRT
- a CDS encoding alpha/beta fold hydrolase; the encoded protein is MTSLPEYLQIGGQQLEFSWHGPPPSQAPTLVFLHEGLGSVKLWRDFPQALAQATGCGALVYSRAGYGNSSAVPLPRPVTYLHHEAQEVLPQVLAQCEVREFVLVGHSDGGSIALIYAGSVAHPGLLGVITEAAHVFVEDVTVRGVQAAREAYLSGDLRARLARHHAQVDVAFSGWNDTWLSPSFRDWNLEKFLPGIQVPLLVLQGEDDEYGTPKQVQAIVSQVSGPAEGHLLPGCGHTPHREAREAVLHAMTAFMQQLVPGS